GTCTGAAAACTGTCCTAATTTCGGCGAGGACATTGTTGATGTTAATGCcatcggaggacatgatgggaatccacgcAACTATGATCCTTTTTCAAACACTTACAATCCAGGATGGATGGATCACCCTAAttttcggtggaagcaagatggtcagccccaacagcagaacaatatgggagTACCGATGCAACGTccccagtataatcagaaccaacatcaacaacagtaccagcTAGGACCACCCCAACACCACAATCAGAATCAACAACAACCTCCTTACCAACCACCATACCGGAGGGCACCATGGGAAGAAGCCATTGAAAACATGGTTAAAGAGAGCGAGAAATTTCACAATAAAATTTGCGCCGGTATGAACCAAACCAACCAGCAGATTAGTAATTTGACTAAAGCGGTGGCCAAACTGGAGGAGAATGCCGGTAAGCTTCCAACCATGGGAATCAATCCCAGAGAACACGCCCAAGTTGTACTAACTGAGTTTCCAGAAGGAGAAGAGAAGGTAGAAGAGTTGTTGGCTGAGGCTGAATTAATTCAAGGAAACCTGAGTAAAAGTGGTAAAGATCTAACTCTtgaacaagctggaggtagcAATCTAACCGACGCACCCTACCCAGGACGCCTGAGACAGAAAGCCAAAGAGAAGGAAGCAAGTAAAATGATCAAGATGTTTCAAAAAGTGGAGTTAAGCATACCCttactcgatgctatcaggAAAATTCCAAagtatgccaaattcttgaaagacctttgttcgAGGAAAgtgaagatggaggaagaagtcTGTTATGTGATGGGAGAGAGTGTCtcggcggtgatccaacggaagctacccACGAAGCGAAAAGACCCAGGGATGTTCACCATTCTGTGCAACATTGGTGGAACAATCATGGATAAGGCTATGATGGACTTGGGAGCTTCAAtaaatgtgatgccattggccgtttacaagagattgaatattggggagatgaggaacacccgtgtggtcatacagttggctgacagaTCCAACGCTTACCCCGAAGGAGTGGTAGAGGACGTACTGATTAAGGTTGGGGATTTAATCTTCCCAACTGACTTTTACGTTCTGGACACTGGACCTgatgataaacactcattttgcatagtttttatggtttatattctgtagtttaagtcgattttacgcCCGTTTTATTATCGTTTGGAGTTCATTGActattatttcatgatttcacggttgggtgtagttttgactgtttggatgcagaaatgAGTGATATTGAAGCATGAAGTAtaaggaacatgttgaagagaagagttttgagagaatcgaaccaaaaaatcgagaaaagacgaagattctgaAGTCGGGACGAAAAATGGGACATTTCGGTGGTCAAAGGAGTTGACTGCCGAATTTGAGCATTTTGAAGgccaaaaacggcgaccaactcggcgatcgccgagtaggTCGCCGAAAACCCTGGATGAAATTCAGGCCAAATTCGGCGACCGCACCGTTTTGACCGCGCGTTTTGCAGCTTCCGCGTTTTTCACGCTTTTCTTAGTATTTTCGAGTTTTAAACTTTTGttttaccctaagactataaataggtcctcttttgacctatctagggttcccaacttttatttttccagttcatagctttagaatatttttgctttccagttttcaaggcttggatcaagattgaagattcaagccgctacaatcgttcctattcggtttttatacaatttgtttttacaattgcgttatttttaattatgtttatgtttaattttattatgtctggctagttcttttaatctgaacctacatagctgattaattatgtgtttttgatttattgatatcaattgccttccaacttgtgattcatgattcctggtgcttgatttcttgtgaattatcttatcaatgatttacatgtctagctgttcagtttgagtcttgaatgcgataattgttcagccgattcagaatgcatgatatagtgttagccttgagtcttgaatgcgataggtgaagctataggaagctattctttatgtgctatttggagttagttaattccttggagtcttgaatgcgaaaagggattaattaatctactttcataggtgttcgttagagaagcttgtgaatagttctgtgatctttcatcagggttggattaaattggtaattgaatcgaTAGATTAAATACATGTAactgattagtaaaagtacatccctagggtcagagtttttcttatatttgagttagttATCAGTATTTATATGTTCTTGAgtttttatttggttaaatttagttcgtaattcaccttcatatttgttttgcctgtttactgtgagtgtctgtttaggaactagatagagtaattttgttttacagtctctgtggatacgatactcgattgctacatttgtgctacaattacaccgtttTAGTTGCGGTTTAGTTGCTaagtaaattagtgatcaactttttggcgccgttgccggggactgttaagaagttgctttaatattttcgataggactttatagtactacaagttttatttgtttttatttttcttttctaacttttaaaaggtgtgtttctgtaggttgcgtatgaacactagatctcacgaaaatcctctttttgagttggaCCTTGAAATCGACAAGACTTTGCGCGATCTTAAGAAGCAGAAGaatcaagttgagacagatACGATGTCTACtcctgagcaaatccaaattcgagctctgcaagagcagttgaagaagctgattGATgaacaggagacgagagaggctcagaaacaaccagccatcaatgaagcgttcataccacagtatgtgtaccaggagcccccacgggTAAACgtaaacaactttgagctgaaaacgggtttgatcacgatggtccaacagagccaatatggtggtgtcgcagcccgaaaacccgacactagtaatagcggggtacgagtatcgatacgactatttttaaagaataaaagataagaagaactaggtgaacgttatgcggaagctcacgtaaaagcatgctaaggaaaaacttataaaattagcccaagggtaaaatcgtcaacattgtcataactttttaattattaggaatttcacgaacaaaaacaaaacgggtatagttcatttttcataaggaagcataatttgcagagtatcgcagcaaaaggcgaaccgattatatgtatgaagacacataaccgtgagtgtattgcttgatcccaaaagaaactaagaaattcaaacatcaagactctattatcatagaggcaaaatagtaatttaatttacatcatttgaaactctcccccatcagcaccagtccaatctcactcccagcttagcctgcacatttagaaatatatgcagggcatgagtatataatactcagtgggcaaaaaccgaaaaacaagaaaggtgctcttagagctataagtttgaagcttgccacatctcagcaatacacagaaataagttagcataaatgaatctgtgcatgcagttttcataatcaacatcataaataagtgtctgcagacaaagtaatcatcatgtatgtaccgcatctacaactcatcatcatcaaaggtactgagaagtaggcctccctctcaagtaccgtgaccggccgattcgctcaacggctcacagtcacctcagtgtacactagccctggcaggatagctatcaactgcccaggacccgaattcgtctcatctcatcagtagagggtaacatacaagctcaacatcaaaaattggcaagtcaaacagttctcaaacatcatttatctcaaattatttgataagctcataacatcattatatcatttAAGAAAGTTCATacgatatacgtatactcaaaatattgcccacctgaagtccttcgcttattctggaaagaaatcaggcaacttacttcttcgtctcgctcgggccttcatatgtcatcatcacatcgtcatcgtcatcgaaggttcatgtgataaaacaaaccttagtcagaaactcaatttctaaattcaatctcttctttactttaacttctcactcaacgtctatttacccgttataactcaatccctaggtatacttggcttctaaggattcacacgtccaattttcgacttaactctcaactcgactcaaactcatagcaaacaagcacataaacaagtataaacacttaagcatattaaaaacacacatagacaagtcgaaaacaagctttactctgcactgactcaactttaaaacctcaccagactctgtacagaactctcctggggtcgtaacttataccaaaagaaacatctttgagtctagtttcatttaaaaaaaaataggatcaAAAAcgccaagtattttaggagatatgactgttttactacagtctaccatattcggcagtttttagcaatcgaaaagtttgatttttttaaaatagtaaacgtcgtcaaaacggtctgaaattttgtggtAACTTAActaagacactcaggtctcaacgataaaaatttgggttccagaatgctaaggaaagctactggaaacgatgactctattggctactcaccgaacaattcggcagaacgtagcagttttagttttacattttataaaaatagcaaacgaagtccaaatgacttgaaattttaccggtatgctcaatactctcaaatatacttaccataaaattttcagggtgtttgggtatcaagaacccctcgaaaacagtgaGTCCGCGCGTCGTGAAAAAtgactccgaaacatacacacaaacaaacatgctcaactcaataTTTAAACCATGCAAActcatcaaaactcattttaagcacttaaagcacttaaaaacattcaaatacatcaaaatactcgtaatatacaatctcgactcttttctttcatcatcaactcaaatctcatagaaaacatttcaacgaacgtatctaacaaattccttTTCAATATCATGCTCGAAaattctcaaatactcaaatatgatcatttacatcatataactcattattcacatatttactctctttttatcatataactagattttatagaaaatccatgtatcaacataaaactctcaacaaaacaaggataaagttgacataatgatcatagagcaattaaacctcattttataaagcatcaaactcacatcatataaaaactcaaaaatcatacaaactaaaataagccaaaattttatttagtctacaatagacttaatcaaatatacaaaaacactactatcatgcttaaaaacatacatCTCAAGCAAaaccacttaaataacacatagactagaAAGTcttaatttttactaaactaactctttgaaatttttacaaacacatacaaatctttaatctacttatagatctttcatttttaaccaattattctcatatcaaaaccatcaattcaccaataagggcatgtatacacatatccctaattttagtaaactaactcacatcaaaaactccaattgacatcatatactcaaattactccatcaataatcatcatatacatctcatagactcatttacctcatcaattcatcatttaactcattgactcaaaagttcccctttttgggtaaactaacttccatcaaagtttcacatctcatgacacatatttcacaacatatatcaaacatcaatacacatcacataactctcatttttcaccccaaatcaagaaaagaaaaagaaaattttttgaagggggTGGAGACccttttttttcgaaaattaaggaaaatagggaggggtgattttcttgcttcatatttcaagaatacactcacacaacatccttcaagcaagaatttaaaaaaaaacacggccacttacccaagttctcaccaaaattctcactttctcactctactttggagcttcttcttcaaggattctcttgattaAAAGTGGATAGAATATGTTTATGGAGGATATTATAGTGATTTGAagtgtttggtaatattttaggaagcttcgaaggttttcatcaatggaggaaaatggtggaattgataaatgaaagagatgagtgtatgtgtgttgggcgaaaattgtgtgagggagagaggtggtGTTGGCCGAAAATtcaagtgagggagagagaggtttggcTTTGCAAGATTTGAATTGATCTTGCATATCTTTAAAGATGATTTCAAATCTTAGAgaatatttgataattaatggatgatctctctctcactctaatctctctctaatctctacactctccataatatactctcaatctctactctctcaaactctatacttagtcatttaaggcatataacatatggtagagaaattaaaataaagtgtgagaagggtgattaaataaaaatcacaataactatggaaatgtcactcattaataaaataccatagtataattattcatgtgaccaaaataataattatagcactattattagtgcactcactcaattataatattcctcttcgcaggaaaaaaaaatctaaaaaaaaatattatgctcggaaaaatttcataaaccggcatcattcgatttcttgATAAAAATtaaccatacttgctttggaaacttaatcaaaattccaaatgctaaggtctcgaataaaaaatcataataactcggtcacagtgacactcatcacgaaaatcacataatcaatcagtcacgtaaattcacataatgtcacattaaagcagtcggcaaacaaacaaactagacatctctcggaccgactcttttcatcaaggttctcaccctttcttcctcgactctatgtcagactcattattcctattttctttaataggtcagtcaatctctgataactcgggatctggtaaatctattcccggtaatcggaaataaaattaaaatctcaactcaatcagcatctctatctcagctcatttctcgaatctcgacatctcagttctctcaatagtgttaagacactatctcacaacataggaaaagtacggggtgttacatcctaccccccttaaaaaaaattcgtcccgaaatttgagttattcaccttcgggaaaaagctctggatacttctctttcatcttctcttcaagttcccatgttgattcttcttgaccgtgatgtctccattggattttcaccaaaggaatcgacttgttcctcaattgttggatcttccggtccagaatagcatcaggtctctcttcatagctcaaatctggttccagggatacttcttcttgatgaatgacgtgttttggatcaaacacgtactttctcaattgagaaacatggaaaacgtcatggacgttcgcgaagctcggaggcaacgctagtttataggctacagggcctaccttctctaatatatcataaggtcctatatacctcggtttaagttttcctttcactccaaaacggtgaactcctctagatggggaaacttttagAAAAACCTTGTCTCCCTCTTCAAAATGAATCTCTGTCCTTCTAGTGTCTGCATAAGATTTCTGacgatcttgtgcctcttttattctctGTCGAATCTGTCTCACAATAGTGATCATCTCTTCTATCGCGTCaggtccaagtacctttctctctccaacttcatcccaataaagcggagatctacacttccttccatacaaggcttcgtatggggccatgttgatagttgactgaaaactattattgtaagcaaattcaatcaggggtaaaacttgctcccattgatTTCCTCTATCAAGTACTACAGTTCGGATCATGTCCTCCAAAACCTGAATAGTTCTCTCGGACTGTCCATCTGTTTGCGGATGAaacgctgtactaaaattcaatttagtactcaactctttctgcatgctcatccaaaatcgtgaagtaaacttcgagtctcgatctgatgtgatcgtcatcggtactccatgcaatcgcactatttctcggatataaatctgagctaacttgtcagatccataagtaatctgaatcggtataaaatgtgcactcttcgtcaatcgatCGATAATTACCCAAATAGCGGTATTTCCTCTTTTTTACTTCGGCAATCCTGTCACAAAGTCCATGGCTATATCACTCCATTTccactctggaatttccaatggctgtaacttgccatagggtcgttgatgtaacgctttcacttgctgacaagctagaCATCTTTCAACGAAAGACGCTATCTCacgcttcattccttcccaccaaaacttcgttTTCAAGTCCtggtacatcttcgtacttcctgggtgtgcggtataaggggtgtcatgagcttcactcatgatttcattcttcagcTCCTTTTTATCAGACACACACAGTCTTCCctcaaacaaaatggcattatctgccgcctcttgataattctccactttttcggttcgaatcttcattcgtaacctttccatcttctcatcctctctctgagctgtgactactctcgatcgtaagtcaggtgtaatactcagtgcagaaattactatctctgtcgtttgtggtggtattactacctccaaattcattctctcgaattccttgatcaggttctcttctcgagtaaggagaaatcctaactctccctgattctttctgctcaatgcgtcagctacaacgttagcttttccgggatgataatttatcccgcaaTCATAGTCCTTCACCAACTCTAACCATCTTCgttgtcgcatgttcagatctttttgctcaaagaaatatttgagacttttatgatcagtgtatatctcacaccgtgatccatagagatggtgtctccagatcttcaaagcatgcactacggctgctaattctaaatcatgcgtcggataattcACCTCGTGCGGTCGcagttgtcgtgaagcatacgctataacttttccttcttgcatcagtacacaacctagaccaTGCTTCGATGCATCAGTGTACACTGCATATTCTTTGTCTGCTTTCGGAACAGCTAAAACTGGGGGCAATAGTGagcctcttcttcagctcttgaaaatttcgctcacattcgtccgtccagacgaatttgacttctttctttagcaggtgcgtcaatggcttagcgattttcgaaaagccctctataaaacgtcgataatatcctgctaatcccagaaaactgcgaatctcgtgcggtgtggttggcgatctccattcctgtaccgcttgaactttcgctgggtctacctcaattcctctcgcggaaacgatatggccaagaaaattaatttctttaagccaaaactcgcatttgctaaacttagCATACAGCTTTTCCGCTCGTAATCTTTCCAACacgatcctcaaatgctcttcgtgttctcgtttactcttcgagtaaatcaggatatcgtctatgaagactaacacgaacttatctaagtattcgtgaaaaacgcgattcatgagatccatgaatactgccggagcattcgtcaaaccg
The DNA window shown above is from Salvia miltiorrhiza cultivar Shanhuang (shh) unplaced genomic scaffold, IMPLAD_Smil_shh fragScaff_scaffold_39, whole genome shotgun sequence and carries:
- the LOC131002944 gene encoding uncharacterized protein LOC131002944; this encodes MRRNDRSLVLAACNGSLISKTPFEIFQLVGTMAEESRDEGHERNLEIPKKNEENEEMSKLEKTMEKSMNELKELLSSLTIPKKIRQCGLYDATEHQSENCPNFGEDIVDVNAIGGHDGNPRNYDPFSNTYNPGWMDHPNFRWKQDGQPQQQNNMGVPMQRPQYNQNQHQQQYQLGPPQHHNQNQQQPPYQPPYRRAPWEEAIENMVKESEKFHNKICAGMNQTNQQISNLTKAVAKLEENAGKLPTMGINPREHAQVVLTEFPEGEEKVEELLAEAELIQGNLSKSGKDLTLEQAGGSNLTDAPYPGRLRQKAKEKEASKMIKMFQKVELSIPLLDAIRKIPKYAKFLKDLCSRKVKMEEEVCYVMGESVSAVIQRKLPTKRKDPGMFTILCNIGGTIMDKAMMDLGASINF